One genomic window of Mus caroli chromosome 12, CAROLI_EIJ_v1.1, whole genome shotgun sequence includes the following:
- the Begain gene encoding brain-enriched guanylate kinase-associated protein isoform X5 has translation MWTGGRRPGRLRRAASAADMEKLSALQEQKGELRKRLSYTTHKLEKLETEFDSTRHYLEIELRRAQEELDKVTEKLRRIQSNYMALQRINQELEDKLYRMGQHYEEEKRAMSHEIVALNSHLLEAKVTIDKLSEDNLPSDFQQRVSLHMEKHGCSLPSALCHPSYADSVPTCVIAKVLEKPDPGSLSSRMSDASARDLGYRDGVEKSGPRPPYKGDIYCSDPALYCPDEREHARRPSVDTPVTDVGFLRAQNSTDSAAEEEEEAEAAAFPEAYRREAYQGYAASLPTSSSYSSFSATSEEKEHAQAGTLTASQQAIYLSSRDEFFNRKPSATYSSGPRFAKAASTLGSPLEAQVAPGFARTVSPYPAEPYRYPASPGPQQALMPPNLWSLRAKPSGNRLAGEDIRGQWRPVSVEDVGAYSYQAGAAAGRAASPCNYSERYYGGGGGGGGAVGGGSPGDKAEGRASPLYATYKADSFSEGDDLSQGHLAEPCFLRAGGDLSLSPSRSADALAGYAASDGDGDRLRVQLCGAGSSPEPEHGSRESLEPSSMEASPEMHPPTRLSPQQAFPRTGGSGLSRKDSLTKAQLYGTLLN, from the exons GCCTCTGCCGCAGACATGGAGAAACTCAG TGCCCTCCAGGAACAGAAGGGCGAGCTGCGCAAGCGGCTGTCCTACACCACGCATAAGCTGGAGAAGTTGGAGACGGAGTTTGACTCCACACGCCACTACCTGGAGATTGAGCTGAGGCGTGCCCAGGAGGAGCTAGACAAGGTGACGGAGAAACTGCGCAG GATTCAGAGCAACTACATGGCGCTGCAGAGGATCAACCAAGAGCTGGAGGACAAGCTGTACCGGATG GGCCAGCACTATGAGGAAGAGAAACGCGCCATGAGCCACGAGATTGTCGCCCTCAACAGCCACCTGCTGGAGGCTAAGGTGACCATTGACAAGCTGTCGGAGGACAAC CTGCCCTCGGACTTCCAGCAGCGCGTGAGCCTGCACATGGAGAAGCATGGCTGCAGCCTGCCGTCCGCACTGTGCCATCCGTCCTACGCCGACAGCGTGCCCACCTGCGTCATCGCCAAAGTGCTGGAGAAGCCGGACCCGGGCAGCCTGTCCTCGCGCATGTCGGATGCCTCGGCCCGCGACCTGGGCTACCGCGACGGAGTGGAGAAGTCGGGCCCGCGGCCCCCGTACAAGGGAGACATCTACTGCAGCGACCCAGCTCTCTACTGCCCCGATGAGCGGGAGCACGCCCGGCGACCCAGCGTGGACACGCCGGTGACCGACGTGGGCTTCCTGCGGGCGCAGAATTCCACCGACAGCGcggcggaggaggaggaagaggccgAGGCGGCGGCCTTCCCGGAGGCCTACCGTCGGGAGGCCTACCAGGGCTACGCGGCCTCGCTGCCCACCTCCAGCTCCTACTCCAGCTTCAGCGCCACGTCCGAGGAGAAGGAGCACGCGCAGGCCGGCACGCTGACCGCCTCGCAGCAGGCCATCTACCTGAGCAGCCGCGATGAGTTCTTCAACCGCAAGCCCTCCGCCACCTACAGCAGCGGCCCTCGCTTCGCCAAGGCCGCGTCCACCCTGGGCTCCCCGCTGGAGGCCCAGGTCGCCCCAGGCTTTGCTCGGACTGTGTCTCCGTACCCGGCCGAGCCCTACCGCTACCCGGCCTCCCCCGGTCCCCAGCAGGCTCTCATGCCTCCAAACCTGTGGAGCCTGCGGGCCAAGCCGAGCGGAAACCGGCTTGCCGGGGAGGACATTCGAGGCCAGTGGCGGCCCGTGAGCGTGGAGGATGTGGGCGCCTATTCCTACCAGGCCGGCGCCGCTGCCGGCCGCGCCGCCTCGCCCTGCAACTACTCGGAACGTTActacggcggcggcggcggcggcgggggcgcCGTTGGCGGTGGCAGCCCCGGCGACAAGGCCGAGGGCCGTGCCAGTCCCCTCTATGCCACCTACAAGGCCGATAGTTTCTCGGAGGGCGATGACCTGTCTCAGGGTCATCTGGCCGAGCCCTGCTTCCTCCGAGCAGGTGGCGATCTGAGCCTCAGTCCCAGTCGTTCGGCTGATGCGCTCGCTGGCTACGCAGCCAGTGATGGGGATGGAGATAGGCTCAGGGTGCAGCTGTGTGGGGCTGGCAGTAGCCCGGAGCCCGAGCATGGCTCCCGCGAGTCCCTGGAGCCTAGCTCCATGGAGGCCTCTCCTGAAATGCACCCTCCCACCCGCCTCAGCCCCCAGCAGGCCTTCCCAAGGACTGGAGGCTCTGGGCTGAGCCGCAAGGACAGTCTCACTAAAGCCCAGCTCTACGGTACCCTGCTCAACTGA
- the Begain gene encoding brain-enriched guanylate kinase-associated protein isoform X1: protein MWTGGRRPGRLRRAASAADMEKLSALQEQKGELRKRLSYTTHKLEKLETEFDSTRHYLEIELRRAQEELDKVTEKLRRIQSNYMALQRINQELEDKLYRMGQHYEEEKRAMSHEIVALNSHLLEAKVTIDKLSEDNELYRKDCNLAAQLLQCSQTYGRVHKVSELPSDFQQRVSLHMEKHGCSLPSALCHPSYADSVPTCVIAKVLEKPDPGSLSSRMSDASARDLGYRDGVEKSGPRPPYKGDIYCSDPALYCPDEREHARRPSVDTPVTDVGFLRAQNSTDSAAEEEEEAEAAAFPEAYRREAYQGYAASLPTSSSYSSFSATSEEKEHAQAGTLTASQQAIYLSSRDEFFNRKPSATYSSGPRFAKAASTLGSPLEAQVAPGFARTVSPYPAEPYRYPASPGPQQALMPPNLWSLRAKPSGNRLAGEDIRGQWRPVSVEDVGAYSYQAGAAAGRAASPCNYSERYYGGGGGGGGAVGGGSPGDKAEGRASPLYATYKADSFSEGDDLSQGHLAEPCFLRAGGDLSLSPSRSADALAGYAASDGDGDRLRVQLCGAGSSPEPEHGSRESLEPSSMEASPEMHPPTRLSPQQAFPRTGGSGLSRKDSLTKAQLYGTLLN, encoded by the exons GCCTCTGCCGCAGACATGGAGAAACTCAG TGCCCTCCAGGAACAGAAGGGCGAGCTGCGCAAGCGGCTGTCCTACACCACGCATAAGCTGGAGAAGTTGGAGACGGAGTTTGACTCCACACGCCACTACCTGGAGATTGAGCTGAGGCGTGCCCAGGAGGAGCTAGACAAGGTGACGGAGAAACTGCGCAG GATTCAGAGCAACTACATGGCGCTGCAGAGGATCAACCAAGAGCTGGAGGACAAGCTGTACCGGATG GGCCAGCACTATGAGGAAGAGAAACGCGCCATGAGCCACGAGATTGTCGCCCTCAACAGCCACCTGCTGGAGGCTAAGGTGACCATTGACAAGCTGTCGGAGGACAAC GAGCTCTATAGGAAGGACTGCAATCTAGCGGCCCAGCTGCTGCAGTGCAGCCAGACCTACGGCAGGGTCCATAAGGTGTCCGAG CTGCCCTCGGACTTCCAGCAGCGCGTGAGCCTGCACATGGAGAAGCATGGCTGCAGCCTGCCGTCCGCACTGTGCCATCCGTCCTACGCCGACAGCGTGCCCACCTGCGTCATCGCCAAAGTGCTGGAGAAGCCGGACCCGGGCAGCCTGTCCTCGCGCATGTCGGATGCCTCGGCCCGCGACCTGGGCTACCGCGACGGAGTGGAGAAGTCGGGCCCGCGGCCCCCGTACAAGGGAGACATCTACTGCAGCGACCCAGCTCTCTACTGCCCCGATGAGCGGGAGCACGCCCGGCGACCCAGCGTGGACACGCCGGTGACCGACGTGGGCTTCCTGCGGGCGCAGAATTCCACCGACAGCGcggcggaggaggaggaagaggccgAGGCGGCGGCCTTCCCGGAGGCCTACCGTCGGGAGGCCTACCAGGGCTACGCGGCCTCGCTGCCCACCTCCAGCTCCTACTCCAGCTTCAGCGCCACGTCCGAGGAGAAGGAGCACGCGCAGGCCGGCACGCTGACCGCCTCGCAGCAGGCCATCTACCTGAGCAGCCGCGATGAGTTCTTCAACCGCAAGCCCTCCGCCACCTACAGCAGCGGCCCTCGCTTCGCCAAGGCCGCGTCCACCCTGGGCTCCCCGCTGGAGGCCCAGGTCGCCCCAGGCTTTGCTCGGACTGTGTCTCCGTACCCGGCCGAGCCCTACCGCTACCCGGCCTCCCCCGGTCCCCAGCAGGCTCTCATGCCTCCAAACCTGTGGAGCCTGCGGGCCAAGCCGAGCGGAAACCGGCTTGCCGGGGAGGACATTCGAGGCCAGTGGCGGCCCGTGAGCGTGGAGGATGTGGGCGCCTATTCCTACCAGGCCGGCGCCGCTGCCGGCCGCGCCGCCTCGCCCTGCAACTACTCGGAACGTTActacggcggcggcggcggcggcgggggcgcCGTTGGCGGTGGCAGCCCCGGCGACAAGGCCGAGGGCCGTGCCAGTCCCCTCTATGCCACCTACAAGGCCGATAGTTTCTCGGAGGGCGATGACCTGTCTCAGGGTCATCTGGCCGAGCCCTGCTTCCTCCGAGCAGGTGGCGATCTGAGCCTCAGTCCCAGTCGTTCGGCTGATGCGCTCGCTGGCTACGCAGCCAGTGATGGGGATGGAGATAGGCTCAGGGTGCAGCTGTGTGGGGCTGGCAGTAGCCCGGAGCCCGAGCATGGCTCCCGCGAGTCCCTGGAGCCTAGCTCCATGGAGGCCTCTCCTGAAATGCACCCTCCCACCCGCCTCAGCCCCCAGCAGGCCTTCCCAAGGACTGGAGGCTCTGGGCTGAGCCGCAAGGACAGTCTCACTAAAGCCCAGCTCTACGGTACCCTGCTCAACTGA
- the Begain gene encoding brain-enriched guanylate kinase-associated protein isoform X4, translating to MGSHQSSQASAADMEKLSALQEQKGELRKRLSYTTHKLEKLETEFDSTRHYLEIELRRAQEELDKVTEKLRRIQSNYMALQRINQELEDKLYRMGQHYEEEKRAMSHEIVALNSHLLEAKVTIDKLSEDNELYRKDCNLAAQLLQCSQTYGRVHKVSELPSDFQQRVSLHMEKHGCSLPSALCHPSYADSVPTCVIAKVLEKPDPGSLSSRMSDASARDLGYRDGVEKSGPRPPYKGDIYCSDPALYCPDEREHARRPSVDTPVTDVGFLRAQNSTDSAAEEEEEAEAAAFPEAYRREAYQGYAASLPTSSSYSSFSATSEEKEHAQAGTLTASQQAIYLSSRDEFFNRKPSATYSSGPRFAKAASTLGSPLEAQVAPGFARTVSPYPAEPYRYPASPGPQQALMPPNLWSLRAKPSGNRLAGEDIRGQWRPVSVEDVGAYSYQAGAAAGRAASPCNYSERYYGGGGGGGGAVGGGSPGDKAEGRASPLYATYKADSFSEGDDLSQGHLAEPCFLRAGGDLSLSPSRSADALAGYAASDGDGDRLRVQLCGAGSSPEPEHGSRESLEPSSMEASPEMHPPTRLSPQQAFPRTGGSGLSRKDSLTKAQLYGTLLN from the exons ATGGGCAGCCATCAGTCTTCCCAG GCCTCTGCCGCAGACATGGAGAAACTCAG TGCCCTCCAGGAACAGAAGGGCGAGCTGCGCAAGCGGCTGTCCTACACCACGCATAAGCTGGAGAAGTTGGAGACGGAGTTTGACTCCACACGCCACTACCTGGAGATTGAGCTGAGGCGTGCCCAGGAGGAGCTAGACAAGGTGACGGAGAAACTGCGCAG GATTCAGAGCAACTACATGGCGCTGCAGAGGATCAACCAAGAGCTGGAGGACAAGCTGTACCGGATG GGCCAGCACTATGAGGAAGAGAAACGCGCCATGAGCCACGAGATTGTCGCCCTCAACAGCCACCTGCTGGAGGCTAAGGTGACCATTGACAAGCTGTCGGAGGACAAC GAGCTCTATAGGAAGGACTGCAATCTAGCGGCCCAGCTGCTGCAGTGCAGCCAGACCTACGGCAGGGTCCATAAGGTGTCCGAG CTGCCCTCGGACTTCCAGCAGCGCGTGAGCCTGCACATGGAGAAGCATGGCTGCAGCCTGCCGTCCGCACTGTGCCATCCGTCCTACGCCGACAGCGTGCCCACCTGCGTCATCGCCAAAGTGCTGGAGAAGCCGGACCCGGGCAGCCTGTCCTCGCGCATGTCGGATGCCTCGGCCCGCGACCTGGGCTACCGCGACGGAGTGGAGAAGTCGGGCCCGCGGCCCCCGTACAAGGGAGACATCTACTGCAGCGACCCAGCTCTCTACTGCCCCGATGAGCGGGAGCACGCCCGGCGACCCAGCGTGGACACGCCGGTGACCGACGTGGGCTTCCTGCGGGCGCAGAATTCCACCGACAGCGcggcggaggaggaggaagaggccgAGGCGGCGGCCTTCCCGGAGGCCTACCGTCGGGAGGCCTACCAGGGCTACGCGGCCTCGCTGCCCACCTCCAGCTCCTACTCCAGCTTCAGCGCCACGTCCGAGGAGAAGGAGCACGCGCAGGCCGGCACGCTGACCGCCTCGCAGCAGGCCATCTACCTGAGCAGCCGCGATGAGTTCTTCAACCGCAAGCCCTCCGCCACCTACAGCAGCGGCCCTCGCTTCGCCAAGGCCGCGTCCACCCTGGGCTCCCCGCTGGAGGCCCAGGTCGCCCCAGGCTTTGCTCGGACTGTGTCTCCGTACCCGGCCGAGCCCTACCGCTACCCGGCCTCCCCCGGTCCCCAGCAGGCTCTCATGCCTCCAAACCTGTGGAGCCTGCGGGCCAAGCCGAGCGGAAACCGGCTTGCCGGGGAGGACATTCGAGGCCAGTGGCGGCCCGTGAGCGTGGAGGATGTGGGCGCCTATTCCTACCAGGCCGGCGCCGCTGCCGGCCGCGCCGCCTCGCCCTGCAACTACTCGGAACGTTActacggcggcggcggcggcggcgggggcgcCGTTGGCGGTGGCAGCCCCGGCGACAAGGCCGAGGGCCGTGCCAGTCCCCTCTATGCCACCTACAAGGCCGATAGTTTCTCGGAGGGCGATGACCTGTCTCAGGGTCATCTGGCCGAGCCCTGCTTCCTCCGAGCAGGTGGCGATCTGAGCCTCAGTCCCAGTCGTTCGGCTGATGCGCTCGCTGGCTACGCAGCCAGTGATGGGGATGGAGATAGGCTCAGGGTGCAGCTGTGTGGGGCTGGCAGTAGCCCGGAGCCCGAGCATGGCTCCCGCGAGTCCCTGGAGCCTAGCTCCATGGAGGCCTCTCCTGAAATGCACCCTCCCACCCGCCTCAGCCCCCAGCAGGCCTTCCCAAGGACTGGAGGCTCTGGGCTGAGCCGCAAGGACAGTCTCACTAAAGCCCAGCTCTACGGTACCCTGCTCAACTGA
- the Begain gene encoding brain-enriched guanylate kinase-associated protein isoform X2, giving the protein MPFPSSCVSAGRASAADMEKLSALQEQKGELRKRLSYTTHKLEKLETEFDSTRHYLEIELRRAQEELDKVTEKLRRIQSNYMALQRINQELEDKLYRMGQHYEEEKRAMSHEIVALNSHLLEAKVTIDKLSEDNELYRKDCNLAAQLLQCSQTYGRVHKVSELPSDFQQRVSLHMEKHGCSLPSALCHPSYADSVPTCVIAKVLEKPDPGSLSSRMSDASARDLGYRDGVEKSGPRPPYKGDIYCSDPALYCPDEREHARRPSVDTPVTDVGFLRAQNSTDSAAEEEEEAEAAAFPEAYRREAYQGYAASLPTSSSYSSFSATSEEKEHAQAGTLTASQQAIYLSSRDEFFNRKPSATYSSGPRFAKAASTLGSPLEAQVAPGFARTVSPYPAEPYRYPASPGPQQALMPPNLWSLRAKPSGNRLAGEDIRGQWRPVSVEDVGAYSYQAGAAAGRAASPCNYSERYYGGGGGGGGAVGGGSPGDKAEGRASPLYATYKADSFSEGDDLSQGHLAEPCFLRAGGDLSLSPSRSADALAGYAASDGDGDRLRVQLCGAGSSPEPEHGSRESLEPSSMEASPEMHPPTRLSPQQAFPRTGGSGLSRKDSLTKAQLYGTLLN; this is encoded by the exons ATGCCGTTCCCCTCGAGCTGCGTGAGCGCCGGCCGG GCCTCTGCCGCAGACATGGAGAAACTCAG TGCCCTCCAGGAACAGAAGGGCGAGCTGCGCAAGCGGCTGTCCTACACCACGCATAAGCTGGAGAAGTTGGAGACGGAGTTTGACTCCACACGCCACTACCTGGAGATTGAGCTGAGGCGTGCCCAGGAGGAGCTAGACAAGGTGACGGAGAAACTGCGCAG GATTCAGAGCAACTACATGGCGCTGCAGAGGATCAACCAAGAGCTGGAGGACAAGCTGTACCGGATG GGCCAGCACTATGAGGAAGAGAAACGCGCCATGAGCCACGAGATTGTCGCCCTCAACAGCCACCTGCTGGAGGCTAAGGTGACCATTGACAAGCTGTCGGAGGACAAC GAGCTCTATAGGAAGGACTGCAATCTAGCGGCCCAGCTGCTGCAGTGCAGCCAGACCTACGGCAGGGTCCATAAGGTGTCCGAG CTGCCCTCGGACTTCCAGCAGCGCGTGAGCCTGCACATGGAGAAGCATGGCTGCAGCCTGCCGTCCGCACTGTGCCATCCGTCCTACGCCGACAGCGTGCCCACCTGCGTCATCGCCAAAGTGCTGGAGAAGCCGGACCCGGGCAGCCTGTCCTCGCGCATGTCGGATGCCTCGGCCCGCGACCTGGGCTACCGCGACGGAGTGGAGAAGTCGGGCCCGCGGCCCCCGTACAAGGGAGACATCTACTGCAGCGACCCAGCTCTCTACTGCCCCGATGAGCGGGAGCACGCCCGGCGACCCAGCGTGGACACGCCGGTGACCGACGTGGGCTTCCTGCGGGCGCAGAATTCCACCGACAGCGcggcggaggaggaggaagaggccgAGGCGGCGGCCTTCCCGGAGGCCTACCGTCGGGAGGCCTACCAGGGCTACGCGGCCTCGCTGCCCACCTCCAGCTCCTACTCCAGCTTCAGCGCCACGTCCGAGGAGAAGGAGCACGCGCAGGCCGGCACGCTGACCGCCTCGCAGCAGGCCATCTACCTGAGCAGCCGCGATGAGTTCTTCAACCGCAAGCCCTCCGCCACCTACAGCAGCGGCCCTCGCTTCGCCAAGGCCGCGTCCACCCTGGGCTCCCCGCTGGAGGCCCAGGTCGCCCCAGGCTTTGCTCGGACTGTGTCTCCGTACCCGGCCGAGCCCTACCGCTACCCGGCCTCCCCCGGTCCCCAGCAGGCTCTCATGCCTCCAAACCTGTGGAGCCTGCGGGCCAAGCCGAGCGGAAACCGGCTTGCCGGGGAGGACATTCGAGGCCAGTGGCGGCCCGTGAGCGTGGAGGATGTGGGCGCCTATTCCTACCAGGCCGGCGCCGCTGCCGGCCGCGCCGCCTCGCCCTGCAACTACTCGGAACGTTActacggcggcggcggcggcggcgggggcgcCGTTGGCGGTGGCAGCCCCGGCGACAAGGCCGAGGGCCGTGCCAGTCCCCTCTATGCCACCTACAAGGCCGATAGTTTCTCGGAGGGCGATGACCTGTCTCAGGGTCATCTGGCCGAGCCCTGCTTCCTCCGAGCAGGTGGCGATCTGAGCCTCAGTCCCAGTCGTTCGGCTGATGCGCTCGCTGGCTACGCAGCCAGTGATGGGGATGGAGATAGGCTCAGGGTGCAGCTGTGTGGGGCTGGCAGTAGCCCGGAGCCCGAGCATGGCTCCCGCGAGTCCCTGGAGCCTAGCTCCATGGAGGCCTCTCCTGAAATGCACCCTCCCACCCGCCTCAGCCCCCAGCAGGCCTTCCCAAGGACTGGAGGCTCTGGGCTGAGCCGCAAGGACAGTCTCACTAAAGCCCAGCTCTACGGTACCCTGCTCAACTGA
- the Begain gene encoding brain-enriched guanylate kinase-associated protein isoform X3, with amino-acid sequence MSILGGTYRHFPRGIQCGCGFALQEQKGELRKRLSYTTHKLEKLETEFDSTRHYLEIELRRAQEELDKVTEKLRRIQSNYMALQRINQELEDKLYRMGQHYEEEKRAMSHEIVALNSHLLEAKVTIDKLSEDNELYRKDCNLAAQLLQCSQTYGRVHKVSELPSDFQQRVSLHMEKHGCSLPSALCHPSYADSVPTCVIAKVLEKPDPGSLSSRMSDASARDLGYRDGVEKSGPRPPYKGDIYCSDPALYCPDEREHARRPSVDTPVTDVGFLRAQNSTDSAAEEEEEAEAAAFPEAYRREAYQGYAASLPTSSSYSSFSATSEEKEHAQAGTLTASQQAIYLSSRDEFFNRKPSATYSSGPRFAKAASTLGSPLEAQVAPGFARTVSPYPAEPYRYPASPGPQQALMPPNLWSLRAKPSGNRLAGEDIRGQWRPVSVEDVGAYSYQAGAAAGRAASPCNYSERYYGGGGGGGGAVGGGSPGDKAEGRASPLYATYKADSFSEGDDLSQGHLAEPCFLRAGGDLSLSPSRSADALAGYAASDGDGDRLRVQLCGAGSSPEPEHGSRESLEPSSMEASPEMHPPTRLSPQQAFPRTGGSGLSRKDSLTKAQLYGTLLN; translated from the exons ATGTCCATCTTGGGTGGCACCTACAGGCACTTTCCCCGCGGGATCCAGTGTGGCTGTGGATT TGCCCTCCAGGAACAGAAGGGCGAGCTGCGCAAGCGGCTGTCCTACACCACGCATAAGCTGGAGAAGTTGGAGACGGAGTTTGACTCCACACGCCACTACCTGGAGATTGAGCTGAGGCGTGCCCAGGAGGAGCTAGACAAGGTGACGGAGAAACTGCGCAG GATTCAGAGCAACTACATGGCGCTGCAGAGGATCAACCAAGAGCTGGAGGACAAGCTGTACCGGATG GGCCAGCACTATGAGGAAGAGAAACGCGCCATGAGCCACGAGATTGTCGCCCTCAACAGCCACCTGCTGGAGGCTAAGGTGACCATTGACAAGCTGTCGGAGGACAAC GAGCTCTATAGGAAGGACTGCAATCTAGCGGCCCAGCTGCTGCAGTGCAGCCAGACCTACGGCAGGGTCCATAAGGTGTCCGAG CTGCCCTCGGACTTCCAGCAGCGCGTGAGCCTGCACATGGAGAAGCATGGCTGCAGCCTGCCGTCCGCACTGTGCCATCCGTCCTACGCCGACAGCGTGCCCACCTGCGTCATCGCCAAAGTGCTGGAGAAGCCGGACCCGGGCAGCCTGTCCTCGCGCATGTCGGATGCCTCGGCCCGCGACCTGGGCTACCGCGACGGAGTGGAGAAGTCGGGCCCGCGGCCCCCGTACAAGGGAGACATCTACTGCAGCGACCCAGCTCTCTACTGCCCCGATGAGCGGGAGCACGCCCGGCGACCCAGCGTGGACACGCCGGTGACCGACGTGGGCTTCCTGCGGGCGCAGAATTCCACCGACAGCGcggcggaggaggaggaagaggccgAGGCGGCGGCCTTCCCGGAGGCCTACCGTCGGGAGGCCTACCAGGGCTACGCGGCCTCGCTGCCCACCTCCAGCTCCTACTCCAGCTTCAGCGCCACGTCCGAGGAGAAGGAGCACGCGCAGGCCGGCACGCTGACCGCCTCGCAGCAGGCCATCTACCTGAGCAGCCGCGATGAGTTCTTCAACCGCAAGCCCTCCGCCACCTACAGCAGCGGCCCTCGCTTCGCCAAGGCCGCGTCCACCCTGGGCTCCCCGCTGGAGGCCCAGGTCGCCCCAGGCTTTGCTCGGACTGTGTCTCCGTACCCGGCCGAGCCCTACCGCTACCCGGCCTCCCCCGGTCCCCAGCAGGCTCTCATGCCTCCAAACCTGTGGAGCCTGCGGGCCAAGCCGAGCGGAAACCGGCTTGCCGGGGAGGACATTCGAGGCCAGTGGCGGCCCGTGAGCGTGGAGGATGTGGGCGCCTATTCCTACCAGGCCGGCGCCGCTGCCGGCCGCGCCGCCTCGCCCTGCAACTACTCGGAACGTTActacggcggcggcggcggcggcgggggcgcCGTTGGCGGTGGCAGCCCCGGCGACAAGGCCGAGGGCCGTGCCAGTCCCCTCTATGCCACCTACAAGGCCGATAGTTTCTCGGAGGGCGATGACCTGTCTCAGGGTCATCTGGCCGAGCCCTGCTTCCTCCGAGCAGGTGGCGATCTGAGCCTCAGTCCCAGTCGTTCGGCTGATGCGCTCGCTGGCTACGCAGCCAGTGATGGGGATGGAGATAGGCTCAGGGTGCAGCTGTGTGGGGCTGGCAGTAGCCCGGAGCCCGAGCATGGCTCCCGCGAGTCCCTGGAGCCTAGCTCCATGGAGGCCTCTCCTGAAATGCACCCTCCCACCCGCCTCAGCCCCCAGCAGGCCTTCCCAAGGACTGGAGGCTCTGGGCTGAGCCGCAAGGACAGTCTCACTAAAGCCCAGCTCTACGGTACCCTGCTCAACTGA